The Drosophila nasuta strain 15112-1781.00 chromosome 2L, ASM2355853v1, whole genome shotgun sequence genome window below encodes:
- the LOC132797846 gene encoding myosin heavy chain, muscle isoform X28 translates to MPKPAASQEDEDPTPYLFVSLEQRRIDQSKPYDSKKNCWVPDEKEGYLLGDIKATKGDIVSVGLPGGETKDFKKDQLQQVNPPKYEKAEDMSNLTYLNDASVLHNLRQRYYNKLIYTYSGLFCVAINPYKRYPVYTNRCAKMYRGKRRNEVPPHIFAISDGAYVDMLTNHVNQSMLITGESGAGKTENTKKVIAYFATVGASTKKDESQKNKGSLEDQVVQTNPVLEAFGNAKTVRNDNSSRFGKFIRIHFGPTGKLAGADIETYLLEKARVISQQSLERSYHIFYQIMSGAVAGVKEICGLTDNIYDYHIVSQGKVTVPSIDDSEEFILTDQAFDILGFTKQEKEDVYRITAAVMHMGGMKFKQRGREEQAEQDGEEEGGRVSKLFGCDTAELYKNLLKPRIKVGNEFVTQGRNVQQVTNSIGALCKGVFDRLFKWLVKKCNETLDTKQKRQHFIGVLDIAGFEIFDYNGFEQLCINFTNEKLQQFFNHHMFVLEQEEYKKEGIEWAFIDFGMDLLACIDLIEKPMGILSILEEESMFPKATDQTFSEKLTNTHLGKSAPFQKPKPPKPGQQAAHFAIGHYAGVVAYNITGWLEKNKDPLNDTVVDQFKKSQNKLLIEIFADHAGQSGGGEQAKGGRGKKGGGFATVSSAYKEQLNSLMTTLRSTQPHFVRCIIPNEMKQPGVVDAHLVMHQLTCNGVLEGIRICRKGFPNRMVYPDFKMRYQILNPKGIKGIEDPKKCTKILIESTELDEDQYRLGNTKVFFRAGVLGQMEEFRDERLGKIMSWMQAWARGYLARKGFKKLQEQRVALKVVQRNLRKYLQLRTWPWYKLWQKIKPLLNVSRIEDEIARLEEKAKKAEELHAAEVKVRKELEALNAKLLAEKTALLDSLSGEKGQLQDFQERNAKLQAQKNDLENQLRDIQERLTQEEDARNQLFQQKKKADQEISGLKKDIEDLELNIQKAEQDKATKDHQIRNLNDEIAHQDELINKLNKEKKMQGESNQKTGEELQAAEDKINHLNKVKAKLEQTLDELEDSLEREKKVRGDVEKSKRKVEGDLKLTQEAVADLERNKKELEQTIQRKDKELSSITAKLEDEQVVVGKHQRQIKELQARIEELEEEVEAERQARAKAEKQRADLARELEELGERLEEAGGATSAQIELNKKREAELSKLRRDLEEANIQHESTLANLRKKHNDAVAEMAEQVDQLNKLKAKAEKEKNEYYGQLNDLRAGVDHITNEKAAQEKIAKQLQHTLNEVQSKLDETNRTLNDFDASKKKLSIENSDLLRQLEEAESQVSQLSKIKISLTTQLEDTKRLADEESRERATLLGKFRNLEHDLDNLREQVEEEAEGKADLQRQLSKANAEAQVWRSKYESDGVARSEELEEAKRKLQARLAEAEETIESLNQKCIGLEKTKQRLSTEVEDLQLEVDRANAIANAAEKKQKAFDKIIGEWKLKVDDLAAELDASQKECRNYSTELFRLKGAYEEGQEQLEAVRRENKNLADEVKDLLDQIGEGGRNIHEIEKARKRLEAEKDELQAALEEAEAALEQEENKVLRAQLELSQVRQEIDRRIQEKEEEFENTRKNHQRALDSMQASLEAEAKGKAEALRMKKKLEADINELEIALDHANKANAEAQKNIKRYQQQLKDIQTALEEEQRARDDAREQLGISERRANALQNELEESRTLLEQADRGRRQAEQELADAHEQLNEVSAQNASISAAKRKLESELQTLHSDLDELLNEAKNSEEKAKKAMVDAARLADELRAEQDHAQTQEKLRKALEQQIKELQVRLDEAEANALKGGKKAIQKLEQRVRELENELDGEQRRHADAQKNLRKSERRIKELSFQSEEDRKNHERMQDLVDKLQQKIKTYKRQIEEAEEIAALNLAKFRKAQQELEEAEERADLAEQAISKFRAKGRAGSVGRGASPAPAASRGGRKSALEQ, encoded by the exons ATGCCGAAGCCAGCCGCTAGCCAGGAGGATGAGGATCCCACCCCATACCTGTTCGTGTCTTTGGAACAAAGACGTATCGATCAATCGAAACCCTATGATTCGAAGAAGAACTGTTGGGTGCCCGACGAGAAGGAGGGTTATCTCCTTGGTGACATCAAGGCTACCAAGGGTGATATCGTCTCCGTCGGTCTGCCTGGTGGAGAG acCAAAGACTTCAAGAAAGATCAGCTCCAGCAGGTGAACCCTCCGAAATACGAAAAAGCTGAGGATATGTCTAACTTGACATACCTTAACGATGCCTCTGTGCTCCATAACTTGAGGCAGAGATACTACAACAAGCTCATCTAT ACCTACTCCGGTCTTTTCTGCGTTGCCATCAATCCTTACAAGCGCTACCCCGTCTATACCAACCGTTGCGCTAAGATGTACCGTGGCAAGCGCCGTAATGAGGTGCCACCCCATATTTTCGCCATCTCTGACGGTGCCTACGTCGACATGTTGACCAACCACGTGAATCAATCCATGTTGATTACCGGTGAGTCTGGTGCTGGTAAGACTGAGAACACGAAGAAGGTCATTGCGTACTTCGCCACTGTCGGCGCTTCGACCAAGAAGGATGAGTCCCAGAAGAACAAGGGCTCCCTTGAGGATCAGGTTGTGCAAACTAACCCTGTGCTTGAGGCCTTCGGTAACGCCAAGACCGTGCGTAACGATAACTCCTCTCGTTTC GGTAAATTCATCCGTATTCACTTCGGCCCCACCGGTAAACTGGCTGGTGCTGATATTGAGACCT ATCTGTTGGAGAAGGCTCGTGTCATCTCTCAGCAATCTCTGGAGCGCTCCTACCACATCTTCTACCAGATCATGTCTGGTGCCGTCGCTGGTGTTAAAG AAATCTGTGGTTTGACCGATAACATCTACGATTACCACATTGTCTCCCAGGGCAAGGTTACTGTGCCCAGCATCGACGATTCTGAGGAATTCATCCTCACTGAT CAAGCCTTCGACATCTTGGGCTTCACCAAGCAGGAGAAGGAGGATGTGTACCGCATCACCGCCGCTGTCATGCACATGGGTGGCATGAAGTTCAAGCAACGTGGTCGCGAGGAGCAGGCTGAGCAGGACGGTGAAGAGGAGGGTGGCCGTGTGTCTAAGCTGTTCGGCTGCGACACCGCTGAGCTGTACAAGAACTTGCTCAAGCCCCGCATCAAGGTCGGTAACGAGTTCGTCACCCAGGGCCGTAACGTCCAGCAGGTCACCAACTCCATCGGTGCTCTGTGCAAGGGTGTCTTCGATCGTCTCTTCAAATGGCTGGTCAAGAAGTGTAACGAGACTCTGGATACCAAGCAGAAGCGTCAGCATTTCATTGGTGTGCTGGATATTGCTGGTTTTGAAATCTTCGAC TACAACGGTTTCGAGCAACTGTGTATTAACTTCACCAACGAGAAGTTGCAACAATTCTTCAACCATCACATGTTCGTTTTGGAGCAAGAAGAATACAAGAAGGAAGGTATTGAGTGGGCCTTCATCGATTTCGGTATGGACTTGTTGGCCTGTATTGATTTGATTGAAAAG CCTATGGGTATCTTGTCCATCCTGGAAGAAGAGTCTATGTTCCCCAAGGCCACCGATCAGACCTTCTCGGAGAAGTTGACCAACACCCATTTGGGCAAGTCAGCTCCATTCCAGAAGCCCAAGCCACCAAAGCCCGGCCAGCAGGCTGCTCACTTTGCCATTGGCCATTATGCTGGTGTTGTCGCCTATAACATCACCGGTTGGTTGGAGAAGAACAAGGATCCTCTGAACGACACTGTTGTCGACCAGTTCAAGAAGTCGCAGAACAAGCTGCTCATCGAAATCTTCGCTGATCATGCTGGTCAGTCCGGTGGCGGTGAACAGGCTAAGGGCGGTCGTGGCAAGAAGGGTGGTGGCTTCGCTACCGTCTCGTCGGCCTACAAGGAGCAGTTGAACAGCTTGATGACCACTCTGCGTTCGACACAGCCTCACTTCGTCCGTTGCATCATTCCCAACGAGATGAAACAACCTGGCGTGGTTGATGCCCACTTGGTCATGCACCAGCTGACTTGTAACGGTGTGCTTGAAGGTATCCGTATTTGCCGTAAAGGTTTCCCCAACAGAATGGTCTACCCCGATTTCAAGATGCG CTACCAAATCCTGAACCCTAAGGGTATCAAGGGTATTGAGGATCCCAAGAAATGCACGAAAATCCTCATCGAATCGACCGAGTTAGATGAAGATCAGTACCGTTTGGGTAACACAAAG GTGTTCTTCCGTGCCGGTGTCCTGGGTCAGATGGAAGAGTTCCGTGATGAGCGTTTGGGCAAGATCATGTCCTGGATGCAAGCCTGGGCTCGTGGTTACCTGGCCCGTAAGGGCTTCAAGAAGCTGCAGGAGCAGCGTGTTGCCCTCAAGGTCGTCCAGCGCAATCTGCGCAAATACCTGCAGCTGCGTACCTGGCCCTGGTACAAACTGTGGCAGAAGATCAAGCCTCTGCTCAACGTCAGCCGTATTGAGGATGAGATTGCC CGTCTGGAAGAGAAGGCCAAGAAGGCTGAGGAACTGCATGCCGCTGAAGTGAAAGTGCGCAAGGAATTGGAGGCTCTGAACGCCAAGTTGTTGGCTGAGAAGACCGCTCTGTTGGACTCTCTGTCCGGCGAGAAGGGTCAGCTGCAGGACTTCCAGGAACGCAACGCTAAGTTGCAGGCCCAGAAGAACGACCTCGAGAACCAGCTGCGC GACATCCAAGAGCGCCTGACTCAGGAGGAAGATGCCCGCAACCAGCTGTtccagcagaagaagaaggccGACCAGGAGATCTCTGGCCTGAAGAAGGACATCGAGGATCTGGAGCTGAACATCCAGAAGGCCGAGCAAGATAAGGCCACCAAGGATCACCAGATCCGCAACTTGAACGACGAGATCGCCCACCAGGATGAGCTCATCAACAAGTTGAACAAGGAGAAGAAGATGCAGGGCGAGAGCAACCAGAAGACTGGTGAGGAACTGCAGGCCGCCGAGGACAAGATCAACCACTTGAACAAGGTTAAGGCTAAGCTCGAGCAGACCCTCGACGAACTCGAGGATTCTCTGGAGCGTGAGAAGAAGGTGCGCGGTGATGTTGAGAAGTCCAAGCGCAAGGTTGAGGGTGACCTCAAGCTGACCCAGGAGGCTGTTGCCGATCTGGAGCGCAACAAGAAGGAGTTGGAGCAGACCATCCAGCGCAAGGACAAGGAACTGTCCTCCATCACCGCCAAGCTCGAAGACGAGCAGGTCGTTGTTGGCAAGCACCAGCGCCAGATCAAGGAACTGCAGGCCCGCATCGAGGAGCTCGAGGAGGAGGTCGAGGCCGAGCGTCAAGCCCGCGCCAAGGCCGAGAAGCAGCGCGCCGATTTGGCTCGTGAGCTCGAGGAATTGGGTGAGCGTCTGGAAGAGGCTGGCGGTGCCACCTCTGCCCAGATTGAGCTCAACAAGAAGCGTGAGGCTGAGCTGAGCAAGCTGCGTCGCGATCTTGAGGAGGCCAACATCCAGCACGAATCCACCCTGGCTAACCTGCGCAAAAAGCACAACGATGCCGTCGCCGAGATGGCTGAGCAGGTTGATCAGCTCAACAAGCTGAAGGCCAA GGCTGAGAAGGAGAAGAACGAGTACTACGGCCAGCTGAACGATCTGCGCGCCGGCGTTGACCACATTACCAACGAGAAg GCCGCCCAGGAGAAGATCgccaagcagctgcagcacacCCTCAACGAGGTCCAATCGAAATTGGATGAGACCAACAGGACTCTGAACGATTTCGATGCCAGCAAGAAGAAGCTGTCCATTGAGAACTCCGACCTGCTCCGCCAATTGGAGGAAGCCGAGTCCCAGGTGTCTCAGCTGTCCAAGATCAAGATCTCCTTGACCACCCAGCTGGAGGATACCAAGCGTCTGGCCGACGAAGAGTCGCGCGAGCGTGCCACCCTTTTGGGCAAGTTCCGCAACTTGGAGCACGACCTCGACAACTTGCGCGAGCAGGTTGAGGAGGAGGCTGAGGGCAAGGCTGATTTGCAGCGTCAACTCAGCAAGGCCAACGCCGAGGCTCAGGTCTGGCGCAGCAAGTACGAATCCGATGGTGTTGCCCGCTCTGAGGAGTTGGAGGAAGCCAAGAGGAAGCTGCAGGCCCGCCTTGCTGAGGCTGAGGAGACCATTGAGTCGCTCAACCAGAAGTGCATTGGCCTGGAGAAGACCAAGCAGCGTCTGTCCACCGAAGTCGAGGACTTGCAGCTGGAGGTCGACCGTGCCAACGCCATTGCCAACGCCGCCGAGAAGAAGCAGAAGGCATTCGACAAGATCATTGGCGAATGGAAGCTCAAGGTCGACGATTTGGCTGCTGAGCTCGATGCCTCCCAGAAGGAGTGCCGCAACTACTCCACCGAGTTGTTCCGTCTTAAGGGCGCCTACGAGGAAGGCCAGGAGCAGCTGGAGGCTGTCCGTCGTGAGAACAAGAACTTGGCTGATGAAGTCAAGGATCTGCTCGACCAGATCGGTGAGGGTGGCCGCAACATCCATGAGATCGAGAAGGCCCGCAAGCGCCTGGAAGCCGAAAAGGACGAGCTCCAGGCTGCTCTTGAGGAAGCTGAGGCTGCTCTTGAACAGGAGGAGAACAAGGTGCTCCGCGCCCAGCTGGAGCTGTCCCAGGTGCGCCAGGAAATCGACCGCCGCATCCAGGAGAAGGAAGAGGAATTCGAGAACACCCGCAAGAACCACCAGCGCGCTCTCGACTCCATGCAAGCCTCCCTTGAGGCTGAGGCCAAGGGTAAGGCTGAGGCCCTCCGCATGAAGAAGAAGTTGGAAGCCGACATCAACGAATTGGAGATTGCTCTGGATCATGCCAACAAG GCTAACGCCGAGGCCCAGAAGAACATCAAGCGCTACCAACAGCAGCTCAAGGACATCCAGACCGCCCTTGAGGAAGAACAGAGAGCCCGTGACGATGCCCGTGAACAGCTGGGTATCTCTGAGCGTCGTGCCAACGCTCTGCAGAACGAACTCGAGGAGTCCCGCACTCTGCTGGAGCAGGCCGACCGCGGCCGTCGCCAGGCCGAGCAGGAACTGGCCGATGCCCACGAACAGTTGAACGAAGTTTCCGCCCAGAACGCTTCCATCTCCGCTGCCAAGAGGAAGTTGGAGTCTGAGCTCCAGACTCTGCACTCTGACCTGGATGAGCTCCTCAACGAAGCCAAGAACTCCGAGGAGAAGGCCAAGAAGGCTATGGTTGATGCCGCCCGCCTGGCTGATGAGCTCCGCGCTGAGCAGGATCATGCCCAGACCCAGGAGAAATTGAGGAAGGCCCTTGAGCAGCAGATCAAGGAACTGCAGGTCCGTCTGGATGAGGCTGAGGCCAACGCTCTTAAGGGTGGCAAGAAGGCTATCCAGAAGTTGGAGCAGCGCGTCCGCGAGCTCGAGAACGAGCTGGATGGTGAGCAGAGGAGACACGCCGATGCCCAGAAGAACTTGCGCAAGTCCGAGCGTCGCATCAAGGAGTTGAGCTTCCAGTCTGAGGAGGACCGCAAGAACCACGAGCGCATGCAGGATCTGGTTGACAAGCTGCAACAGAAGATCAAGACATACAAGAGGCAGATTGAGGAGGCTGAGGAAATCGCTGCCCTCAACTTGGCCAAATTCCGCAAGGCCCAGCAGGAGCTCGAGGAAGCTGAGGAGCGTGCCGATCTGGCTGAACAGGCCATTAGCAAATTCCGCGCCAAGGGACGTGCCGGTTCTGTCGGTCGTGGTGCCAGCCCAGCG CCTGCAGCGTCGCGAGGTGGCCGCAAGAGCGCGCTGGAGCAGTAG